In one Terriglobia bacterium genomic region, the following are encoded:
- a CDS encoding 4Fe-4S dicluster domain-containing protein, producing the protein MFREVLPARSIAPGNQKWVMVIDLAKCDGCRDCTKACTAMHFVPPMQEWIKVFEITDNEAAGPYFLPRPCMQCDNPPCVRACPVGATYKRTDGIVIQDDDRCIGCRNCIAQCPYSARSFNWGEPPHTSQELARSYDVEYNYPHRKGTIEKCIFCPEHLKAGKLPACAATCKMGAIYFGDQLDDAVTNGKGETIQFSKIAQRGAGFRLLEELGTEPRVYYLPPASRKYPSPEEKQQTDMAGMGH; encoded by the coding sequence ATGTTCCGCGAAGTGCTTCCGGCGCGGTCCATTGCTCCCGGCAACCAGAAATGGGTCATGGTTATTGACCTGGCCAAGTGCGACGGATGCCGGGACTGCACCAAAGCCTGCACTGCGATGCACTTCGTTCCGCCGATGCAGGAGTGGATCAAGGTATTTGAAATTACCGACAATGAGGCTGCTGGGCCTTATTTTTTGCCCCGTCCTTGCATGCAGTGCGATAACCCGCCGTGTGTACGGGCCTGCCCGGTAGGCGCTACTTACAAACGCACGGATGGCATAGTCATCCAGGATGACGATCGCTGCATCGGTTGCCGCAACTGCATCGCCCAATGTCCATATTCCGCGCGCTCCTTCAACTGGGGAGAGCCGCCGCATACGTCGCAGGAACTGGCCCGCTCCTACGACGTGGAATACAACTACCCGCACCGCAAAGGCACGATAGAAAAGTGCATCTTCTGTCCCGAGCACCTGAAGGCGGGAAAGCTTCCCGCGTGCGCCGCAACCTGCAAAATGGGAGCCATCTACTTCGGAGATCAACTTGACGATGCGGTGACCAACGGCAAAGGGGAGACCATCCAGTTCTCCAAGATCGCCCAGCGTGGGGCTGGTTTTCGATTGTTGGAAGAACTGGGGACTGAGCCGCGCGTTTATTACCTGCCTCCCGCCAGCCGTAAGTACCCGTCTCCCGAGGAGAAGCAGCAAACCGACATGGCAGGCATGGGGCACTGA
- a CDS encoding cytochrome c: MRRPTVSHGQSSEGRQPIRLIAWALLATVAVVVFAGAMVTQGRRARERSSLFLASSPQQGSVVFRAKGCIRCHSVNGEGGNVGPDLGRRDPSRSDLPQLVTAMWNHGPKMWERMRTDGVPRPSLSYDDVAQLLSYLYMSRHVDDPGDPVIGRELFQSKGCVRCHAVHGAGGRTGPDLAAVNDLIGPMEWTEALWNHASKMRQSAEQEGVPWPKFQGHEMRDLYAFVRQDSSNGPVPYGDPERGWQTFQQKSCAGCHSIRDAYTLEGPSFVPERPLPGTFMELGGAMVSHCPQMEKAMARQGITRPKLSAQEMTDIFAFLYSLTYVEPSGSPHVGASVFQWRGCSRCHGENAEGTPRAPALRGRTYNSISLAVALWRHGQQMHAQTRQLGLAWPTLAGDDVGDLLAFLNLPAGARH, encoded by the coding sequence ATGCGGAGACCTACCGTGTCGCATGGCCAGAGTTCCGAAGGGCGCCAGCCGATTCGCCTGATCGCTTGGGCGCTCCTGGCTACAGTCGCTGTGGTGGTGTTCGCCGGGGCCATGGTTACTCAGGGCCGGCGAGCGCGCGAGCGATCTTCGCTTTTTCTGGCAAGCAGCCCACAACAAGGCAGCGTAGTGTTCCGCGCGAAAGGCTGCATTCGCTGCCATTCGGTGAATGGCGAGGGTGGCAACGTGGGCCCCGACCTGGGCCGCAGAGATCCGTCCCGATCGGACCTGCCACAGCTGGTCACGGCGATGTGGAACCACGGACCCAAGATGTGGGAGCGGATGCGCACCGACGGCGTTCCTCGTCCCAGTCTCAGCTACGACGACGTTGCGCAGTTGCTGTCCTACCTCTATATGTCCCGCCACGTTGATGATCCCGGTGATCCCGTCATCGGGCGCGAGTTATTTCAAAGCAAAGGGTGCGTGCGTTGTCACGCCGTTCACGGGGCCGGCGGCAGGACAGGGCCGGATCTTGCGGCAGTTAACGACCTAATCGGGCCGATGGAGTGGACGGAAGCCCTTTGGAACCACGCTTCGAAAATGCGGCAATCCGCGGAGCAGGAAGGGGTCCCATGGCCGAAATTTCAGGGTCATGAGATGCGGGACCTGTATGCGTTCGTGCGGCAGGATAGCTCAAATGGCCCGGTACCGTACGGCGATCCCGAGCGTGGATGGCAGACGTTTCAACAGAAATCCTGCGCGGGATGTCACTCCATTCGTGATGCCTACACCCTGGAGGGACCCAGCTTTGTGCCTGAGCGGCCGTTGCCGGGGACGTTTATGGAACTGGGCGGCGCTATGGTCAGCCATTGTCCCCAGATGGAGAAGGCGATGGCTCGGCAAGGCATCACGCGCCCCAAGCTTTCGGCCCAGGAGATGACAGATATTTTCGCGTTCCTCTACAGCCTTACATACGTTGAACCCTCCGGTTCGCCCCATGTGGGAGCAAGCGTGTTTCAGTGGCGCGGTTGCAGCCGCTGTCACGGCGAAAACGCCGAAGGCACCCCGCGGGCCCCCGCGCTTCGAGGGCGAACCTACAACTCGATCAGTCTGGCGGTGGCACTGTGGCGACACGGCCAGCAGATGCATGCGCAAACTCGCCAATTGGGACTGGCCTGGCCAACCTTGGCCGGAGACGATGTCGGCGACCTGCTTGCCTTCCTGAATTTGCCGGCCGGGGCGCGCCACTGA
- a CDS encoding sigma-54 dependent transcriptional regulator: MNESGAKPTVLVVDDDPSLTRTLQEFLEEEGYLVEIAHDGEEALAIQKKNPRICLALLDLMMPLTDGITLMEQLRREDPDLAVMIMTGFGTIETAVEAIKRGAEDYLTKPLEPEAVKKKVGRIVEVFRLRSRVSQLESHLHRCRPSFDSLVYVSPLMQRAVEKARTAAESDSPVLVLGETGTGKELLARAIHAASGRAANQFVPVNCGALPRELVESELFGYRRGAFTGAFADGAGIFASAARGTVFLDEIGEMPKEVQVKLLRVLQDKEVRPVGGTKAIPVDVRIIAATNRTNDELRHEQLRQDFYFRIATVVIEIPPLRARPEDILVFAQHTLQRLEQRYERHITLHRSALELLLKYAFPGNVRELENLLESLAALSRDDPQTITEKDLRPLLDPAGLADEPAAKGVGQTVAMEPLERMAIDRALRLAEGNRSKAAALLGISRDTLYRKMREYRTEP; this comes from the coding sequence ATGAACGAGTCAGGCGCCAAGCCCACGGTGCTGGTCGTGGACGATGACCCCAGCCTCACCAGGACCCTCCAGGAATTCCTGGAGGAAGAGGGATACCTGGTGGAAATTGCCCATGATGGCGAAGAAGCGCTCGCTATCCAGAAGAAGAACCCCCGCATTTGCCTGGCGCTGCTGGACCTGATGATGCCGCTGACGGATGGCATCACGCTGATGGAGCAGTTGCGAAGAGAAGATCCCGATCTGGCGGTGATGATCATGACCGGCTTTGGAACCATCGAAACGGCAGTCGAGGCCATCAAGCGGGGCGCGGAAGACTATCTGACCAAGCCGCTGGAGCCCGAAGCAGTGAAGAAGAAAGTGGGGCGGATCGTGGAGGTATTCCGGCTGCGAAGCCGGGTCTCGCAACTCGAGAGTCACTTGCATCGTTGCCGTCCCTCATTCGACTCGCTGGTGTACGTTTCGCCGCTCATGCAGCGGGCGGTTGAGAAGGCGCGGACAGCAGCCGAATCCGATTCGCCGGTTCTGGTGCTGGGTGAAACCGGCACGGGGAAAGAACTGCTGGCACGCGCCATCCACGCCGCCAGCGGCCGCGCGGCCAACCAGTTCGTTCCGGTGAATTGCGGCGCTCTGCCCAGGGAGTTGGTTGAGAGTGAGCTGTTTGGCTATCGTCGCGGTGCTTTCACCGGCGCCTTTGCGGACGGCGCGGGAATTTTCGCTTCCGCGGCGCGTGGCACCGTGTTCCTGGACGAGATTGGCGAGATGCCGAAGGAAGTCCAGGTGAAGCTGCTGCGGGTGCTGCAGGATAAAGAGGTGCGGCCGGTAGGCGGCACCAAGGCCATTCCCGTGGACGTGCGTATCATTGCTGCTACCAACCGCACCAACGACGAGCTTCGCCACGAGCAGCTTCGCCAGGATTTCTATTTCCGGATTGCGACTGTAGTGATCGAGATTCCTCCGCTGCGCGCGCGGCCGGAGGACATTCTGGTGTTTGCGCAACACACGCTGCAAAGGCTGGAACAACGCTACGAACGGCACATCACACTCCATCGCAGTGCTCTGGAATTGCTGCTCAAGTACGCGTTCCCAGGCAACGTCCGCGAACTGGAGAACCTGCTCGAAAGCCTCGCCGCGTTGTCGCGCGACGATCCGCAGACCATTACGGAAAAAGACCTGCGGCCGTTACTCGATCCGGCCGGACTAGCGGACGAGCCTGCGGCCAAAGGTGTAGGGCAGACGGTGGCGATGGAGCCGCTGGAGCGGATGGCCATCGACCGGGCGCTGCGACTGGCGGAAGGAAACCGAAGCAAGGCCGCTGCGCTCCTGGGGATCTCTCGCGACACGCTTTATCGCAAGATGCGGGAGTACCGTACCGAACCGTAG
- a CDS encoding PAS domain S-box protein codes for MAATRGVMPDNFPERRWFWVTLVLSSISVVGFVFAVWELLESRFFRDADYLTLHYLYISRGVFSSFLLAFWAGWFVLRGRRKSEQQLRRSRARYLGILNCSPAAIALFDSALVVEEWNASAEDLYGYTRAEVIGRKLPIVPAEKQHEMQTFLAQASQGKPVLDVETRRCAKHGDIIDVQANVLPYHEEEPGHYFLEVSVDIRERIRLRQTLLQVEKLTTMGQMAAGTAHHLNTPLASMLLRVQLARKHAQNSAVDTDLGDLEGSIRYCQQFVRRLLDFSRRPQLARHAEGIQETLHSVLSFLSPQLVAKQARITLDMDQVPGSAVMADRNQIEALFLILITNALDAVGLKGHILVGCHTENQRIHVTIEDDGCGIDPNNLPHICEPFFTTKPVGKGTGLGLSIAATILQEHEGCMHIDSVPNQGTVVRIELPLSSRAAAPEEVSA; via the coding sequence ATGGCCGCAACCCGGGGAGTGATGCCCGACAATTTTCCCGAACGGCGGTGGTTTTGGGTGACGCTGGTGCTTTCGAGCATCAGCGTTGTCGGATTTGTGTTCGCCGTATGGGAACTGCTGGAATCACGCTTCTTCCGCGACGCCGATTACCTTACTCTTCATTACCTTTACATTAGCCGAGGCGTGTTTTCCTCTTTCCTGTTGGCGTTCTGGGCCGGCTGGTTTGTGTTGCGGGGACGCCGTAAAAGCGAACAACAGCTGCGGCGCTCGCGGGCGCGCTATCTCGGGATTCTCAACTGTTCTCCCGCGGCCATCGCGCTTTTCGACTCTGCTTTGGTGGTTGAAGAGTGGAATGCCTCGGCTGAGGACCTCTACGGTTACACCCGCGCTGAGGTGATTGGACGCAAGCTGCCAATCGTCCCCGCCGAGAAGCAACACGAAATGCAGACGTTTCTTGCGCAAGCCTCCCAGGGCAAACCGGTGCTGGACGTTGAAACGCGCCGTTGCGCAAAGCACGGCGATATCATTGACGTGCAAGCCAACGTACTTCCATATCACGAAGAGGAACCCGGTCATTACTTCCTGGAGGTGAGTGTCGATATCCGGGAACGCATCCGTCTGCGACAGACTCTGCTGCAGGTTGAAAAGCTGACCACGATGGGCCAGATGGCGGCGGGAACAGCACACCACCTGAATACCCCGCTGGCGTCCATGCTCCTGCGCGTCCAGCTGGCGCGCAAGCACGCCCAGAACTCAGCCGTGGACACGGACCTCGGTGACCTGGAGGGCAGCATTCGTTATTGCCAGCAGTTTGTTCGCCGGCTGCTGGACTTCAGCCGCCGGCCACAACTTGCGCGGCACGCGGAAGGCATCCAGGAAACGCTTCATTCGGTCTTGAGTTTTTTAAGCCCACAACTTGTGGCCAAACAGGCCCGCATCACGCTGGACATGGACCAGGTGCCCGGTTCCGCGGTCATGGCCGATCGCAACCAGATTGAGGCCTTGTTCCTGATCCTGATCACCAATGCACTGGACGCCGTCGGCCTAAAGGGACATATTCTGGTTGGCTGCCACACGGAAAACCAGCGGATTCACGTAACCATCGAAGACGACGGCTGCGGCATTGATCCGAACAACCTGCCACATATTTGCGAGCCGTTTTTCACGACTAAGCCGGTGGGCAAGGGTACCGGGCTGGGGTTGTCCATTGCAGCGACCATCCTCCAGGAACATGAAGGCTGCATGCACATTGACAGCGTTCCGAACCAGGGCACGGTGGTACGGATCGAGCTGCCGCTCTCGTCAAGAGCAGCGGCACCGGAAGAGGTATCAGCATGA